The Fusarium musae strain F31 chromosome 10, whole genome shotgun sequence DNA window GAGCTCATTAGGAATGTCCTGTAGGGAAGCCATAGTGGCATATCAAAGAGTGAAGGAATAAATGGAATTAGTTGTTGATCATGGTATGAGCGTGGTGATAAAAGACAGTGAGCATGGCAGACTGAGGGAATGGTCGCTCTTATACTGTGCTTCGAGTCTAAATTCTGTTGTCGAAAACCCTCACATGCAAAAAGGTATACAAAATCATGATTCAGGCGTCTCTTCAGGGGCGTTATCCACGTCCACCAAGGGAGACAGTAGCTCCTGTGGCCGTGGTGCTTCGAAAACTTAAAATTCGGCATTTAGGTGATCTTTTCTCGCCTCAAACATTTGAGTATAATGTCCAAATCATGAATCAGATGTGTAATCTATAGTTGAGACTTGTAGCTTACCGCAGACAGCGGGGTAATGTCTCGAATGAACGGGTCATCTGCTCTCGCGCCTGTCGAAAGATCGAGGAAGGCTTTTACAATTGAGCCATCTTCAGGGCTTTTACGACATCAACTTATGATGCACTGATCGGTGGAACACTATGGCATCGTGTCTAGGTCGAGAGCCACATATGTTGTCTGTAGTTGAGACCCGAAGTGGAAAGCTTATCAAGTCGATATTACGAATAGCAAGTACCGCATATTTTCATGAAATTCGATAGTACCTGTGAGTACCTAATTGGTTACCTAGTCTGTAACTAAAGATCTGACATCTTATCAGATAGCCTTATTGGCCAAATGAGCGAAATGGCTGTAACTAGCGTGTACCCACAGGTGCTACCGAATTTCATGAAGATGTGCGGTATCGTGTTCGCAGATACACAGCTGCGCCTTGTAACCCTATTCTATTTACTGCCGAATACTTGGTCCGATATCAGCCCAGAAATCGCACTTCTTTTGTAGGTCTTTGCTTggcttctccatcttggtTTTACCCCCAGTCTCAAACTTCAGCCGCCTCCGGCCTTTTTCAGTCCATGGCTCCCACTTGACAGCGCTCTTATCACGATGCGTGTTCGGATCCAAGGTACGAATGAAGCTTGTCCAATATGCTTGGATCACGGGGACCACGGGGACGTTCTTCCCGCCATTGAGATAGCTGGCTGGCGAGCCTGGTCCCGGACCAAATACAGCTTGGTTTTCCACGACATGAGGAACACCGTAGCCCGCGGCCATCTGAGCGGGGTCCTCGACGTCATACCAATAGTTCCAAGAGTTGGGGACGCCGTGTAGTGTGAGCGCATTAGAGATATACATTGACGAGCACATGTATCTCATATCTCCGTAGACGTCACTGACTTGACGCCACCAGCAGCCAGGATTAGGGCATGACTCATTCTTATTGGGATAGAGCTCGTTGATTTGCCCTAGCTGGCTTAGGGTTATGAAAGGAAAGTTCGCTTTAATAAACTCGTTGCTCTCCATCACAGAAGAAGTATTCACCGGTGTGAAAACAGTACCTCCATTTGTGTCATCACCGGTCATAAGAGGTACCTTAACAAATTTCCCCTCCTCAAAAACCTGGTAAGTCACATCAGGTACGAGCTTGCCATCGATGCTCGGAGTCCACATGAATTGGGGCGGAATGGTACTGCCGAGGTTCGGGAGGTTCTTGTTGACCTTCTGAATTTCCTGGGGCGACTTCGAACGAATGCAGGGAAGGATGTCCTTTTTCGCACCGACGCAGCCAAGGCGCACCGCCAGAGTGTTGAACTGATACACAGATTCCTTCTCTGTGAGAAGAGACCCGAACGAGATGGATTGGGCAATAGCTCCATGGAAGAGACCTTCATCTTTGCCTCCATAGGCGCTGAGATGCAGACTGACACTCGCAGCACCAGCAGACTCGCCGCCGATGACAACATGGCCAGGGTTACCACCGAACTTGGAGATGTGCTTCTGGACCCATTGGAACGCCTTCCGCTGATCGTGGAGACCGACGTTTGGTGTAATCTGATCAGCATCGTTGAGAAACCCGTATACGCCGACGCGATAGTTGATAGAAACGACGATCATATCCAGGTCACCTGCAACGACCAGAGCAGTGCCGTTTGCGTTGGCATTTGAGTTGCCATTGAAGCCGCCACCTtggatataaatatatactggaagcttgtccttggcTGAGGCTTTTGTCGGTGCCCAaatgttgaggaagagacagTCTTCGGATTGAGTATCGCCAATGATCTTGGGATCAGAATCTGTTCCGATGCATACTGGTCCCCGCTGCAGGGTGTTAGCAGGGGCCCTTGAGCCGACGGAGAAGTGGCGTGACCTACCTTGGTGGCATCCTGGACGGCTCTCATGCGGACAGGATCTTCAGGAAGCTTGAACCTCAAGTCCTTGACTGGTGCGGCAGCATATCGAACTCCAAGCCATTCCGAGACACCGTTGTTAAGGACGTTGCCTTTGTATTTGCTATATCCGAGATCAACCGTGGGACTGACTGCAGCAGAGAGAGGCAGCAGTGCTGCCAACAGGATCATACGATACAGCGATGCCATCGTGAATACCTATCGGATCATCGACCTATCATTCAAACTTCATCGCAAACTACATCACTCCATATACTATCGTCGGCAACCAGAAGTTGACCCCGGTCGGCGTATCACCGGCCCTTTTACATCTGCCATGCTTGAAGCCGTTAAAAATTAGCAGGCTAAACCTCACGAGCTTTCAACGACCAACGTCGAGGTTACTGTATTTGGTCAAGCTTCTAAAATCTGGGGAAGCGGTGATGAAAGATGCGGGGAAAATGTAACGCAAGATCTTGAAATGGTATGGCGCCGGCACGGAATAACCGGAAATACATGCACCGAAAGTACATGATGTCGGGAGAAGTTCTGGTCCGTTCACCGATGACCGTGTCTGCCGAGGTGCTTGGATGTAGGACGGGGATAATGATGGAAATGTCTCAATTTTGAGTGAGACAGTTGACATCACATTCCTCCTGGGAGACGTACAGCCCTTTGTCAATTGGTAGGAATTGTTTCTGTTTTTGAGTCGCGTATTCATTCCATGACTGTTCCAAGCGACTCAGAAAGTCCATCTTGGCTAGGATTGCACGTCATGTTTGTGCGTCCCCCGATTTCAGGAAACAGAGCTCAAACCGCCATGTTTAGGGTAGGATAAGATTTCCAGCATCTTAAGAGGAGGATGGGAGCTGCTGTTTATGAAAGGGCAATACAGCTGAGTTTACTTTTGGCTAAGATTCAATCGAAAGGAACTGCAGTATCAATTAGCGTGATGACCTCTCCGGGTTGTCATGTTGTTGTCGTCAATGAAGACTTACGACAGTCAACATCTAAGTTAGAGCCTCGCGTCACTTGTGAAACTTCCTGCACGGAGGTAATCAAGCGGCTCAACAGAGGTAAGTGATCCATTAATTCGACAGTTTCCAGGTCCCGGATGCAGGAGAAATAGAACACGATGCGACCAACAGCTGATGACCGGGCCGAGATGTTCCTTAGAGTGTATATCAGGCTTATTGGATGATCTGGGAAATCATCACATGTTTTAAAATCAGCCATATGACTTGGGATTTCTTGTTGGCTTGCTTCTAGTTGGAGTTAGTGCGTTGCCATGCAAGCCGAGCTTTTGCAGCAGCGAGATTCATTCCTCGGTTATCACTGAGATAGGCAGTGCAATAATTCTTGTCACTGTCAGTAATGAACGACTTCAGTGACGAAGATACTCGCGATTGATACCACCATCGCATAAGTTACTGAGATAACCACTGAATCATTCGAGGCTGCGATCGATAACACCGACAATAGCGTTCAGGACTACTGGAGCAGACGCCAGCCCCGCCAATGGCATCACTGTAGATTTGTTAGCACGCCCTTCCAATAATCAAACCCCAAACAAGTGCAAATTCCATCAACTCCAGCAGCCTCCGGAACTAATCCACAGATGCTACCATTGATTTCGCCGCTGAGATTGGTGGCGGACTTATCTAGCAGCGattcctcaacttcaacttctccagcACTTATCAATTTGGCTCATTTTCTCGGGGGAATTCTTTTGACGGCACTGGTTACCATGGAAGTGGGTTTGCTACGGCCGAGATTTGTCGAGTGTTTCTCGACTGGATTGGCGTCCATGCCGCGTATCCTGAATCATGTTAGACCTCACGTACGTAAATATACATCTAGCCACTCCAAGGGGGAAAATAAAACACAAGACTGGATTTAGTGGTAGATCGGTGGATTTTAGTATAAGCTAGTCTTATATATTTCCCCCCCGAGGCCACTGAAGTTTAATTTTTGTGTTGAATATGGGCTTCGGGAGAGACATGTGACGAATAACATGTCTTGACGCCATTTACTTCTGAGACATCTCAACCTTAATCACGAGCAAGATGGCTGATACGCGCTCTCTTCAAGACCATCTTGCTCCGCCAAGCCTTTTGACTTTGCTGAGGATATTTGAATGGCTTATTGAACTGATAAATAGTGGAAAAGGGCTTACGTGTCGCGGGTTGTTGATGTCTCAAATGCCCTTCTTCCCTGGTGATTCAAAATAAGCTCATACCGCTATTAGACGCCTCCCTTCTCTGGCCATACTGTTTTTTCTCTAGCCCGTagaattaagctataaagttTGTAtgaggcttttttttattctcCGAGTTTCTGAACACTAACATTGAATTCCCCTCAACTGATCTCCCTGTGTTGACGCGACGGCTTATTATTTACGTCGACATGTCTTGTACATTGTCACAGGATGGTTTCAATGTCTCACTTGTGCGCCATTTAGCTGAAGTTCAGCGACTTGGAGAACCAGAGTGTCTGTCACTGAAGGGTTGAACTTTCGGCGAAGAATTGAAGATCATAGCACTGACCTTGATAGAGATTCAAACCCCACGTAGGCATTCCCCCTTGACAACAGTAAACATCTCTCTGGACGCGCTTTTACAGGCTGTACAGGGCCTGGCACGTAATAACACCGGCATGCCCTACTATGCAAATCAGGCCATGCCTGATACTCTAAATTTACGACGGTCGCAGGTCGTACCCGCATTTTAAGTCAGAGAACGAGAGTCGGGATTGTCTCTCAAGCCAGGCAAATATCACCTTCAAACGCCAAGAAAGGTTGTAATGCTGTTCCGTCTGACCTCTAGACTAGTGAGTGATCATTTGCTGGGCCTTCAGCACGGCGATCAACTGGTTGGAAGCAGGGAGTTTAGGAGATTCACTGCCAAGTAGTAGTTCCACCTAGCTTGAGCTTTATCACATACCAGCCAGATTATACCTAAAGATTAGACTTTTAGAGTTTACCAGCGAGAGAAACAGTGACATTCAAGACATCGAGATGCTGTTTTCTAGCCTGAAGCCTCCCGTTGCGCCAAGACAGGGATGACCTCCTTTCACTGTAAGCGACTTTTCAGCTAGTGCTAAGCTAGCACTACTGTATTACCGCTAGCTTCAGGGGAGAAGCTCCGACGTTGACCATTAAACACTCTGTATCTTCAGTATTTGGGCACCTGTCACCAAATATCTTGGAGAAATGAAGGGCTAATTTGATGAGCGATTATCTCCGATCTGCGCACGAGGCCACAATGAGGTTAGAGCACGAAGTGCTTTTGCAGGAATTCACTTGAATCCCCTTTTCACTTGGCGCAACGCGACCCTCTTCGATCAAGTTCTCTCGGCTGGTTCGAGGGcccagccacaagtctcaccTTAAATCCTTAAAACCTGGTTGATGGCTCGACTCATGAGCAACCAACAAAGACATTTTGTTGCAAGCCGTACGACGAGATGAATAAATCATGGAGCAGATTGATAACCGTCGTTTTTGCAAGCCTTTTCTTAGCCTTGGTGGCGTTCAAATCTCTTTTCCCCGGAGATGATCCTTACCGCTGTCGCGCGGTGCAGAAAACAGGTCGATGGATTGACCCCATTCGCGATGAGCAGGGGAACCGGGATCCATTCAAGCAATGGCAACCTGATGGCTGTATCCTCAACCACTATGACTCGCAAGATATTCGCAGATGTACTGAAGGTCGTCCAATTGTGATCGTTGGCGACTCTACGTCTAAGAACCTCGGTCTTGCCATGGCTAGTCTAGTAAGCCATCGCAAGAGACATTAAAAAGTGATTTGAGCTGACAAGATGATAGCTTGATAATATGCAGTACAAAAAAGATGAAGCAGCCCAGTTGTTCAGCAAGACAACATCCTTCAACATGACATATCACGGCCAGAGGATAGAACGTGTTGCAAACGTCTATATCTCATCGCATGGTGTTCCAGGTCGCGAGCAGTTCGTCAGCCATCTGGAAACTTATGcagaagaaaagacaaagatTCCAGCAATTGAAGACCAAAAAGGCCCAGCCTTGATCTACATATCTGCTGGCGCATGGTATACCCATCCCCACTATAGAGGTATCGGGTCTACTGCCCTTGATCCCTGGGACGATCGTTTCTCGGCATATCAGGATCATCTATCAAAAGTCGACAAATTCATTGGTGACAATACACCACATGAAGATTGGTTCAGCGTACCAATGGATCCACGAGATGGTATTGGAAACCAGATCTTCTACGCACCGCCCGCTGGGCCGCGATATCTGGGTAATGATACAAAAATGGTTATTGACAGAGGTCGCCGAGCAGAAGAAGTCATCGAGATGCAGGACTGGCTTCTGGAAAAGGAGGATGACTTCAACATCCCGTTCGTTTGGTCTATCGCCAACGTTGTCGAGGGTCAAGACAAGGTCTGGCGCGATCCCCTCCGCACCGGCTTTCACGTCAAGTTTCACGTCGCAGAGCTTCGAGCCAACATTCTTCTGAACATGCGATGCAATGCGAAGCTGGACCGCATGAAGCCATATCCCTATTCACGGACATGCTGCACCGATTATGGCGTCAAGCCAATGGTGCAGCTTTCCGTGGTAGCATTTGGTATCGTGTACCTGGCTGCTTGCATCATTTGCGAGATCTTGGATATGTGTGCCGATCGAAGTCCCGACCAGCCTCGCTTTAAGCTACTCAACATGCAAGCCGGATGTCTCGTATTAGCACTTCTGATGTGCTACTACGCTGACCGCACACAGATGATGGCAAAGGGAAGCAAGCTTTGGCAACTCAAAGACTTTGTCGCGCTTTGCATTGCCTACATTGCAATCATGTTGGCCACTATTCGACGTATCAAATCGCCTGTCCCGGAGGATCTGTCAGTGGATATAAAAGATGCAGACCAACCATTCCTCTCACGAGATCAGACCGATGAGTGGAAAGGATGGATACAGGTCTTCATTCTTATCTATCACTGGACTGGTGCTCAGGGTGGCTCAACCTACGTTCTCATCCGAGTATGCGTTGCGGCATATCTTTTCCAAACGGGCTACGGACATACGCTTTACTTCCTGAACAAGAACGACTTCTCATTCAACCGTGTCGCGGCCATGTTACTTCGCCTCAACATACTGAGCTGCTGTCTCGCGTACTTCATGGATACAGACTACGTGTTCTACTACTTCCCATCTCTCTTGTCGTTCTGGTTCCTCGTCGTTTACGCGACAGTGGCGACTAGACCAAGATACAACGGCGATTTGCAGGTTATGCTGGCCAAGATATGCATGTCTTGTCTCTTTGTATCGATGATATTCATGGGTACGCCTCTTACGCGTTGGGCCTTTGAGATTCTCAACACTGTTTTCAAGGTCCAGTGGAATTATAAGGAATGGCATCGCCGCGTCACACTCGACATGCTCATCGTCTACGTTGGTATGCTGACAGCCGTTGTCAACCGGCACTTGAAGAAGCCTGTTCACCTAGGACTTCGTGTAGCACTTGCTCTGGCTGGCTTCTTCGCCACGACACATTATTTCTTCGCGACCTCAGGTCTTCGCATGGCTGCGTACTCGACATGGCATCCGTACGTATCACTTGTGCCAATCCTGGGTTTCATTGCCATGCGAAACGTCTCGGGTCCTGTTCGAAATTATCACTCCAAAGCTATGGCTTGGCTAGGCCGTTGCTCGTTGGAAACCTACATCCTCCAGTTTCACATCCTCCTCGCGGCCGATACCGAGGGTGTTCTCATTGTCGATGGTCTGGTTGGCGATGGATCACTCATGAGAGATCGATGGAGGACTCTGGTGATCATTCTGCCAATTTTCCTATGGATCAGTCACGCGGTCGCTGGTTCTACAGCATACATCGTCAAGATGATCATGCATCAAGGcacagaagatgagaagtTCAGCGGATCTTCTTTTTGGGTTTGGTTGGAGAAGATTCCGGGTTTCTCCGGCCTCTCAGCACCCAAAATCAGGGTTATTTGCATTTTATTAGTTATGTGGTTGCTCAATCTGATGAGCCCAGGGCATGGAATCCCTTCAGTGTTTGACGGTGGACATTCGGTGGTTGTGGCACCAAAGTTTCCAAAGGAATTTCCTTATTCAGTAGCGAATAGAACTGTATGACCAAGGCTGTACTTATGGCTTGGGGTATCAATGGAGTTACTACGGAGTGTATAGATCCATAGAATGCTGTCCTGTCGCGCGACATTGCCAATTTAGTAGAACACCTTTTTGTTACCTTCAGAAGCCCCTCGGTGCTGTGAATCCCGAGTTCGCCACATCTTGGCCGCGATAAACATCCCCACCGAGTTAGCGTACTGTGGTCCCCCGCCATTTCTCGCCGATGAGTCAAGAAGATTTTTTTATGCGCCCTACGAGCAAATTCTCGGCTCATCAATTGATCCTTTCGATTGTCAACCTCAAAAGCCTGAGGTGTCAATCCAATTCGACTCAGTTCAATTCACGATGGCGACATCAAGATCTTATCCAACCCAGGCTCTTGAGCTCGAGACTCTCAGCCTCACTCACGAGGCCGGTGCAACGCCGAAGCAGCCAAACCCGGTTCTATCAACAACGGGGCGTCGGCTTGGGTCGCGCAATGACCAGGAGGACGAGCACGACAATTTCACTGGCTCAGGCGATGAGGCCGCACCCCCAAGGGCCACTCTTGTTGTCGAGAAGTGGAATGAACCCATTGGCAATGCCTTTCGAGTCGGCGCTGTCTATTGGAGTCTTTTCGTCTCAGGCGCCAACGACGCAGCATACGGAGCTTTGATCCCTTATCTGGAGACCTACTACGAGCTCTCTTACCTCGTTGTCTCGCTCATCTTTCTCTCACCGTTCGTCGGCTTCATCGTCTCGGCTGCCGTCAACAACTATCTTCACATGAACATCGGTCAGCGATGGATCGCTTTCATGTGCGGAGGCTGCCACGCCTTGAcatatcttatcttatcgcagCATCCGCCTTATCCTGTCCTCGTCCTGGCCTATGTCCTTGCTGGTCTGGGTAATGGAATTGGACTTGCTGCTTGGAACTCGTACATTGGCAATTTGGCGAGGTCTAATGAGTTACTGGGTTTTATGCATGCCAGCTATGGGCTTGGAGGAACTGTTAGCCCTCTTATTGCGACTAGCATGATCACCCAGGCCAACCTTGGCTGGTATGACTTTTACTATGTGCTTGTAAgttctcaacatcaatctTCTTATACAAGGTGACTGATTATTGTTTTAGCTGGGTATGGCTGTTCTTGAGACCGCAACTCTCACCTACTCCTTCTGGCCCAAGACAGCTCAGAAGTATCGTGAGGCTGTTCATACTGAGGGCACTCGCAACGAAGGCACGCGAGCCGCCCTCTTCGTCAAGCCTCATGCTCGCGTTGTTTGGCTTTGTGCCTTCTTCCTACTCGGCTATGTTGGTACCGAAGTCGCTCTCGGCGGCTGGGTCGTGCAATTCATGTTGCGCGTTCGTAACGCTGACCCTTTCGATGCTGGAATGACCGCCGTCGGCTTTTGGCTGGGCATCACTGTCGGTCGCCTAGTTTTGGGCATGGTAATTCCCAAGATCGGTGTCAAGCTGTctctcatgatcttcattcCTATCACCATGGGCCTGCAGCTCATCTTCTGGCTCGTCCCGCAATTCCACGTCTCAGCCGTGGCAGTTTCCTTGCAGGGCTTCTTCCTGGGACCCATGTTTCCTTGTGTTATTGTTGCACTTACAATGCTTCTTCCGCGACATCTCCACGTCAGCGCAATTGGCTTCGCAGCTGCGTTTGGCGGAAGTGGTGCGGCTGTGCTGCCCTTTGCAGTTGGCGCGATTGCGCAAGCCAAGGGAGTGCAGGTTCTTCAGCCAATTATTCTCGCCATTCTGGCTGTTCTGTTCGTAATCTGGCTTGGCCTACCTAAGatcgagaagagaaaggattAACATGGTCAGTGTTGCTGAGAGATATCGCGTTCGCGGGACGTTCAAGGTCAGAAATCGGTGTCGATTTCATATACATAGGCTTAAAGGCTGAGGAATGTTCCTATAGACAATAAGATAGGTAATCATATCAAGTTCCGACGCTCATCAAATTTACGTGCCTGCTTTTCTTACTCAAATGAGTCACCATAGCAAAGATCTGTCCTAAAAATTTGGATATTGGGGAGTCCATGAGGCTATTGAGGCTCATGATGATTATCAAGAAGTTTCAGAGGATGAGCCAAACGTAGGACAAATACCAATTATTACGCTCAATATAACCCCGGTCAACAAAGTAACACTAGAAACACTTCTTCTAGGAGTTGGAGAAAGTGGCTGGCGTAGGTTTAGGGTTTTAAAACAGGCTTCAGCCCCCATCgcacaaaggtaaaggatacCAATAAGCACATACGGGCAAAATACTCGTCGCCCTCACTATGAGGAGAAAGTGGCGAACCCTCTCAGCGTCGCAGGCATAGTCCATCACTGGATGCCAAGGACGAAAACCTCAGATGGAACATCCCAAGGACCGTATGGACTCCCCACGCATTGCAACCGTCGGTAAGAAAGACGGAAGAAAGAGCTCTTCATCACATACTCGTGCCGACACGGGTCTTTTCAGGTGGTCAGAAGACTATCAGAAGCTTTCTCCACGTGTCGCCTATTCTTTATGATCTTGAGATCTAAGCCATGGTGAACAGTTACAGGTGGAACCTGGTAGATTCAGCTCCGCAGGGGCCCACATTGACTTCGACGAACTTGTCAAATCCTAGCAAAATCGATCTCAtggtcatcaagaacaaggggcTGTCGTTAAGAAACTTGGAGGCAATGTGAAATATCCTTACATTATGCAATTAGTCGAGATTTACATCGGAGCCTTGGTTGCCCACATAACTCGCATATACTTGGTCCTCATTCCGATAGGGTTTTATGAACAAATCCTACGTCGTGAGTCCCACGCCAGGTGGGACTCTTGTCACCGACTACATAGCTAGTGTCTCAGACCTTGCTGCTGTTTCCATTCGTGGAAAGTCAGCAAGGAAATCCAATTTGACTACAAAGGCTAATGCTGATTATACCTGGAGTTTACTCGCACGAAACTCAACCCATTATTGGGGCGCAAAACATTAAGGTTCCGTGGTCAAATTAAGATTCGCAGAGGAACATGAAGTCCAACCCTACGAAGTATAATTCCAAGCTCTATAAACAAGACCTCTGATTCCCTCTTGTCACAATTTCTTACCAGAAGGATCGTCCGTGCTGCCCATAAACACTACCGAAAATGGACTGCTTTTCTAAACTTCCTCCTGAGCTCAGGATCCGAATCTTCTCTCACTTCACGTCTACATCTACAATCTTTCGACTGGTGCAAGCATCTCCAATCATGCTTTCTCAATACAGGGTGTCCAAAACAACTATAAGACGGCAATATGTTGTCAACCTACTCGCCGGTGATCGGCACGAAGA harbors:
- a CDS encoding hypothetical protein (EggNog:ENOG41~MEROPS:MER0033198) translates to MASLYRMILLAALLPLSAAVSPTVDLGYSKYKGNVLNNGVSEWLGVRYAAAPVKDLRFKLPEDPVRMRAVQDATKRGPVCIGTDSDPKIIGDTQSEDCLFLNIWAPTKASAKDKLPVYIYIQGGGFNGNSNANANGTALVVAGDLDMIVVSINYRVGVYGFLNDADQITPNVGLHDQRKAFQWVQKHISKFGGNPGHVVIGGESAGAASVSLHLSAYGGKDEGLFHGAIAQSISFGSLLTEKESVYQFNTLAVRLGCVGAKKDILPCIRSKSPQEIQKVNKNLPNLGSTIPPQFMWTPSIDGKLVPDVTYQVFEEGKFVKVPLMTGDDTNGGTVFTPVNTSSVMESNEFIKANFPFITLSQLGQINELYPNKNESCPNPGCWWRQVSDVYGDMRYMCSSMYISNALTLHGVPNSWNYWYDVEDPAQMAAGYGVPHVVENQAVFGPGPGSPASYLNGGKNVPVVPVIQAYWTSFIRTLDPNTHRDKSAVKWEPWTEKGRRRLKFETGGKTKMEKPSKDLQKKCDFWADIGPSIRQ